Sequence from the Canis lupus baileyi chromosome 24, mCanLup2.hap1, whole genome shotgun sequence genome:
cagatgcccaaccactgagccacccaggtgccccaagggatGGTTATTTAACTCATTCCTCAGTTGTGGGACTAGGTCACAGGGGATGAGCCTGTGGTCTCACATGTCTGAGGCTGGCAGGGGGTCTGAGGGCAGATGGGAGCAAGCGCAGGGGACCCAATTATTCTCCTCCTTGACACACACAGTTAAGATCTTATCTTCACAGCTCAACCCATTTCCCTCTGAGGTAGCTGGTGACCTCGTTAGCTCAGGTATACAAAAGGTGAGATTTTGGGTCTTTCAatggaaatgaacaaaagacagaCCTCTTAACTGCAAAACCGACCCATTACTTCTGACTTCCAATATGAACTGTGCGCAGATTCGAGGTacacatctttaatttttttccctccaaatagGAGGAGTAGCTCAGACTTACACCTACCAGATGAGCCAGGAGTCTGGGGCTTCCCTAGGATCATCCTCCATGAGAGGGTCCCCATCTCAAGCACCAACAGAGGCCCTGAAACAGATCCCTCAGCCACTGTCCTTGCTTCTCTCTGCCACACGATGGCACTGTTGGCAACTGCCAGGTGAATCCTCTGGCGTCCAGCCCTGCTCAGTGGCAGTGGCATGGAACCTTCCAGAGAAGACAACCACAAAATGCCATACCCGATCAAGAGTGCCCCGTGCAAGGTTCCCAGGGTCACAACGGGACCCTCAACAGCACCCATTCCTCCAGCAGTGCAACCCCAGGGGGCTGTCAGCACTGGTCCCCTCTCTGGGTGACACAGATTCTCCCCAGGAAGTCACAGTCACAAGGAGCCAGCTTCCTGTGGAACCACAGAGTGCCCCTACCTACACAGTCTCCCCAGGCCATCAGGGCTACTCACCCTCCTTCAAACAGTGATGAATCTGTTAGGGATGCACTGGGCTGCAAGGAACAGAAACCCAAAGAACCGTGGTTCAAACAAATAAGGCTCCCTCTTTGTTGCATAATAAGATCAGGAGGCAGTGGTTGCACCATTGGCTCAGCTGCCCCACAAAGCTATTagccccccaggccctgtgctctctgcccagccctccctcctTAGCATGTTGGCTTTGTCCTCATGCCTGTCGCTCCAGGTTGCAAGCTGACCGCCACAGATCCGCAGTTCACATCTGTGTTTAAAGCAGGAAAGGAGGCAGCGGCCACTTCTAGCCCCTTAATCAGAAAGCAAAGGCTCTCTCCAGAAGCCTTCCAGCTGACTTCTGTGGACATCCCACCAGTCAAGATGTTTTTACATGGCCACCCCTCtctgcaagggagcctgggacATGAGCACTCCACTTTTCCAGCCTCTGGAAGACAAAGTGGCAAAGGGGGACTATCAGACACACCGCACCTGCCCCTTTAGCCCCTCCAGGGCAGCACCACTCTCCTCAGGTGACCCACCGTCCTGAGAACCCCAAGGAGACTTCGCCTCTTCTCCCacagcaggagagaaggagaaaagacaggAGCTGAAATCTCTTCATACGTAGGGAAGTGGTATAATTCGTATCAGAGGGACGTCAATCTCCACCATCGCCCTTTCCCCTCCTGGACACTTgtagagaaggggaaggagagtcAGAAATGTTGGAGCATCAGCCAGACCACCACTGACCAGGGCGGTGGGGTTGAGGGTGAACAGGTGGTCCGCTATTTAGCAGGTGCCATTAGTGGTCTTGGCAGGGACTCCAGAGGGGGAGAGGTGCTGCTCTGGGGAGCACCAAGGGGCAGGCTGGGGAAAAGGGGCAGCTGGCTTTACAAACCCAGGGAAAGGGCACCATACTCCTCAAGATCGAGGTTTGGGGGTGAGATCAAGGcttgggggtggggcccagagcAGGATGACCGGGAAAGGCAGGTGCCACAACTACTGTCCTCCTGACCCCAAAGTCCTTGTGAGGACAGACAGGAGGGACGACTTGCGGCTGTGGAGGACAAAAGACAGGTGAGCCCATGGCCACAGCTGGCAGCAGGGCCCTCAGCTCCTAGACCCGCCTCAGCCCTACCCTTCCCCTGACTTCAAACTACAAACTGGATGGAGCATGTTTTCTGGCCCAGGTGGGTCCCCTCACCTGACTCTCTGGGGTCACAACCTTGATCTTGTCCGCCTGCCCTACTGAACTGTGACCtcctgtgagccacccaggctcagccCGGCTTCCCTTGCAGTCCCCCTTGCTGCCCGCCTGGCCTGCTGCCTGCCACATGTGAGGGACTCCCTAAGTTTATGGATAAACTTAAGAAATATGGAGGCCACACAAAGGACCCCCTATCCAGGGGTTGTTCTGTTCCCAAGAGCCCCAAGTCACAGATCTTCCTCAACTCTCCTTCTTTCAAAGCTTACCAGGCCCATGTCCCGTGTCTCAGAGCCTGGGTGGGCCCTAACTATCCCCCTAATTTGCATTAAGGTATCAGGACCTGGGCAACATAGTACATCTCTCTCCTAGGCTTTACCTCCAGTGTCTGGGCCCAGTGCACCACCCATGTTAGGCTGGTAGGACAGGTTTGGGGTCCTCCATCATATCACAGAGAAACTTGGGTACAGAACATGCCTCCATACCTCCTCAAATCCTGACCCGCTGGAGGAACAGAGGAGGGAGCCCAGTTCTGGGCCCTTCCTCACACTCTGCTCCCTCCCATGTCTGCCTATCCCTGCTTGTGTCTTCAGGAACATAGGCTGGGACTGCAGACTCAGACAGAGGGGATGGAGGCTGGGCTGTCTCTATTGGGGCAGATAGgccccctctgtcccctccccagcccaggtAACCTGAGCCTGGCATTTTGTCCATCTTGGAACAGCTGACAGTGCTGTGGTCGGACAGCTggtggggctgggctggcctggcTGGGGTGGGAGCATGGGCTGTTATATGAGATCCAGAGTCGACAGCTCTCTACCCTGAGCTGGGGAGCGGTTGTCCCACCCGTCACTGTAGAGGGCTGTGGCACCATGCTCTGGGGCCAGGGGCTGCTGCTCCTCCCACCGCTGCTGGCCGTCTACCTGGGTGCGGACTCAGGGGGTCAGGAGCCTGGGGGGCCTGGAGTAGAGGTCCCAGGCCTCAGGGGACAGAGGGTCTGGAGGCTTTTGaagccttcccccacccccagcgcccTAATTCTCCATATCACACCCTCCTGCGGCCTCCCCCTCTTTCTGCCCCAAGGCCCCTGTGGCCAGGCTCACTGCTGGCTGTTGCAGGAGCTGAGGCCCGGAACCAGGAGGAGCGGCTGCTCGCAGACCTGATGCACAACTACAATCCCCACCTGAGACCCGCTGAGCACGATTCGGATGTGGTCAATGTCAGCCTGAAACTCACCCTCACCAACCTCATCTCCCTGGTAAGCCACAGGCCTGTGGGACAGTGGGGGACACAGAGGCCCAGTGTACTGGGCCCCTGGGACCTGCTGGGGAGAAGAAGGGGCTGGCTCTAGCAgccaggccgggggcgggggggggaaggaCTCCACAGAGAGGAGGCTGGAGATCTGGAAAGCTCCCAAGAGGCTGGGGTCCTGGAGTACCCAACAGGGGTCTATAGGGACTAACATCCGGAGAGGGCAAGTAACGGGAGCTTAGCCCTCTGTAATGCACCCCCAGAATGAGCGAGAGGAGGCACTCACCACCAATGTCTGGATAGAGATGGTAAGAGGCCACCTTGCAGTGCTTTCCTGTCTGGGCTCCCACCCTGGGGTCCCAAGGCCCTTAGAGCTGCTTgccttcccccgccccctccctgcctcttctgGCCCACCTGGGCTCAGCTCCtgtttctgggggtgggggcggggcatcCCAGAGGAGAGCAGGGcctggcaaccccactccccctGCAGCAGTGGTGCGATTATCGCCTGCGCTGGGACCCGCAAGACTACGAAGGCCTGTGGGTGCTAAGGGTGCCGTCCACCATGGTGTGGCGGCCAGACGTCGTGCTGGAGAACAAGTGAGGAGGGGTGCCAAAAGGACACAAGTGCAGGGCCCAGCAGGACAAGGGGGCTCTGGGGAAAAGGGACAAGTGGACAGAAGGTGCAGACAGGGGAACACTGGTTGGAGCAGGTGCTGCTGAGGGTGGGGCCGGGTGGGCAGACCTGCCTCTGGAGgcctggctcctcctcctcctcctccacctcctgtcACCTGTCATCTGGTGGGCTCCCTCCCTCTGACCTGGGGATGAGGGCAGCTCCCACAGAAGCTGTCAGGAGTCAGTAGGCATGAAGTGCTGCCATCGTGGCGCTGGCACTTTGCGAGAGCTGAAGAGATGTTAGTACCATTAGGACCAGGCCCTGGTgacaagggggtggggtggaggaagtCTGGGGGCGATGCAGGTGGGGAGTAGCGGACCCTGTGGCCGCAAAGGGCTTGGGTCCCTGGTCCCCATCCACGCAGGGCAAGGGCTAGCCGAGGCTGTGGGACTGGGGCGAGCCGGGGCTGCCGGGGACGTGAGCCCCCAGCCTCGGGGCCTGGCCTGTGCGCAGCGTGGACGGCGTGTTCGAGGTGGCCCTCTACTGCAACGTGCTCGTGTCTCCTGATGGATGTGTCTACTGGCTGCCACCTGCCATCTTCCGCTCCTCCTGCCCGGTCTCTGTCACCTACTTCCCCTTCGACTGGCAGAACTGCTCCCTCGTCTTCCAGTGAGGccatttattggggggggggcggaggggggaggaTATAGAGAGATGCCCCAGGAGGAGCCTGGCTGGGTGGTGGACGCGAGGCTTCTCACCAAGGGCCAGGCCTCATCTCTTGGGAGCCTCTCTGCCCATCTCACACCCAGACACCCACATCCCTCCCTGCTAAGTCACAGTCCCCTGGCtcagcctccttccctgcctcagtttccctgcctgtGACCCAAGGGAGTAATTCATGACCAAGGCGGCTGGGCAAGAAGGCACACGCATGCCCGCGATGTACATGCATGCCCACATGAGTGCCACCCACACCCCATGGAGAGGTAGAGGCTGTCTCAGTCTTCTCATCCAGAAATGGGGGAAAGGAGGTCTTTCCCATAATTTAGAGGAGCAGTCTTTTTTACAAGGAGACCCTACAGGGAGACCCTCCTTAACAAACAGACCAGACAGGGACAGACCATCAGTCCCTCCTGCCCCGGAGGCAGCAGAGGGGAGGAACACAGTGGACTGAGCTCCAGCCTCCCAGCCCTTCCACGAAGACTCCTCTGACCCCCATCCCGCCCTTACACCATCTCCCGGCCAGGTTCTGTGGAGAACTCAGGAATTCTGAGTTTTGCACTCTTTGAGGCAATACTGCCCTCAGTTGCCCTCAGATGACCCTCCGTGTGACCTCAGAGATGGATCTACACACACTTCCCTCCCCATCGCCCAGGTCCCAGACCTACAGCACCAATGAGATCAATCTGCAGCTCAGCCAGGAAGATGGTCAGACCATCGAGTGGATTTTCATCGACCCCGAGGCCTTCACAGGTATCCTCTTCCCAGGATCCCTGCTGGACCTGGCCCCCAGGGCACGGCCAGACTAAGATCATACCCCACCCCCCCATGTCACTCAAGGTGAGCACTACGGTAAATcattaaaaagtgtatttttaaggGCCCAGCAAAGTTCTCACTTCCCCACGATAATGTCTCCAGTTTGGGTGGGAGGGGGTCAGGCATCCAGTCTCCCCGGATGGCGCTCTTTGGGCGCATGCTGGCCGCCCCGTAGCTAGGTCGCCGGGGCCGTGGGGATCCGCCCGGCCTGCCCTCCCTGTGCCCACCCTGGCCTGCTGCCCGCAGAGAACGGGGAGTGGGCCATCCGGCACCGGCCCGCCAAGATGCTGCTGGACGTGGCCGCGCCGGCCGAGGAGGCGGGCCACCAGAAGGTGGTCTTCTACGTGCTCATCCAGCGCAAGCCCCTCTTCTATGTCATCAACATCATCGCGCCCTGTGTGCTCATCTCCTCGGTCGCCATCCTCATCTACTTCCTTCCTGCCAAGGGTAGCTgtagcctgggggaggggggccatGGCCCCAGCTGGCAGCTCGGGGACCAGTGGGGAGGGACGGCGTTGGGGCATCACACACGAGACCACCTGT
This genomic interval carries:
- the CHRNG gene encoding acetylcholine receptor subunit gamma, with amino-acid sequence MLWGQGLLLLPPLLAVYLGAEARNQEERLLADLMHNYNPHLRPAEHDSDVVNVSLKLTLTNLISLNEREEALTTNVWIEMQWCDYRLRWDPQDYEGLWVLRVPSTMVWRPDVVLENNVDGVFEVALYCNVLVSPDGCVYWLPPAIFRSSCPVSVTYFPFDWQNCSLVFQSQTYSTNEINLQLSQEDGQTIEWIFIDPEAFTENGEWAIRHRPAKMLLDVAAPAEEAGHQKVVFYVLIQRKPLFYVINIIAPCVLISSVAILIYFLPAKAGGQKCTVAINVLLAQTVFLFLVAKKVPETSQAVPLISKYLTFLLAVTILIVVNAVVVLNVSLRSPHTHSMAHGVRKVFLRLLPQLLRMHVRPPAPAAVRDTRRQLQNGSSLGWPITAGEDIALCLPRSELLFRQRQRNGLVRAALEKLEKGPEPGQSQELCGSLKQAAPAIQACVEACNLIALARHQQSHFDSGSEEWFLVGRVLDRVCFLAMLSLFVCGTAGIFLMAHYNQVPALPFPGDPRSYLPSPD